Below is a window of Nicotiana tabacum cultivar K326 chromosome 19, ASM71507v2, whole genome shotgun sequence DNA.
AAATTATGTGGGAGCTTGGTCTTGCATTTGAGAGTGTTGACAAGTTTAGAGAAGCTCTTACTAGGTTTGTTGTTGAAGAAAAAGTTGTTGTGGATAAATATGTTAATCAACCAACAAGGGTGAGGTGTAAGTGCAAGGATGGTTGTCCTTGGCATCTGTTTGCTAGCTATGACTCTGGGACTAAAGACTTTGTTGTGAAGAAGTACATTCCAATACACATATATGAACCTACTAACAAGAACAAACTGTGCAACAGCAAGTACTTGGCTGAGAAATTCAAAGACAGAATAAGAAAGCAACCTAACATTAGGATATTCAAGTTTCAACAGCTTGTAAGAAAAGAATTAGGTTTGTATGTTGGGAGATCAATTTGTAGGAAAGCAAGGAACAAGGTTTTGAATGATATAATGGGTGACCATGTGCTGGAGTATAGTAGAATTTTGGACTATAGAGATGAAATGCTTAGGTCTAATCCTAGTAGTACATGTGTTGTTAAACTAAGTGAAGAGACTTTCGAAGGTGGCAAGAAAATATTTGTTGGCTTCTACATCTGTTTTGATGCATTGAAAAAGGCTTTTAAGGCTGGTTGTAGGCCCTGTATTGGATTGGATGGATGCTTCTTAAAGGGTATTTACAAGGGGCAATTGCTTGTTGCTGTCTGTAAAGATGGTAACAACCAGATGCTGCCTCTAGCTTGGGCAGTGGTTGAGGTTGAAAATAAGTCCAATTGGACTTGATTTTTAAGGTTGTTGAATGATGACCTTGAACTTGGAGATGGGACAAATTTCACATTCATAACAAACATGCAGAAGGTTTGTATTATGTTCTTTATTCTATTCTTATGTTATCTTTGTGTTTATTTTCTTCTGTTGCTTCCATAAATCTTACTGATTTGTTATTGCATTTTCTTCTGTTCTTCTATGTATGGATTGTATCAAGCAATAGATGAAGTACTGCCAAACTGTGAACATAGGATGTGTGCTAGACATATCCTAGCTAATTGGTCAAAGAAATGGAGAGGCATTAAAAGAAGAAATTATTTCTGGAAGTGTGCCAGAAGTACTTATGAGGCAGAATTGAAAAAGAATCTTGACTTCATGGAAAGATTAGGTAGTAAAGGAATCATTAATGACTTGTTGTGGTATAACAAAGAAAGGTGGTCAAAGGTATACTTCAACTCCTTCAGCAACTGTGATAGTGTGGACAACAATATAGCTAAAAGCTTCAACTCCTGGATAATAGAGCCAAGACACAAGACAATTATAACAATGCTTGATGAAATCAAAGTGAAAATGATGAGGAGTATTGGGCAACTGAGAGAATATGCCAATGGTTGGATCTGTGATATCTCACCAACGACATTGAAGGTTTTACAAGACAACACATCCAAGTCAATGAAGTGTGATATTATGTGGAATGGAGACACAAGATATGAAGTGAAAGAAACTGAATATCTGAAATATTTGGTTTCTTTACAAACCATGACATGCAATTGCAGATCTTGGACGCTAAAAGGCATACCATGTGCTCATGCAGTAGCTGCCCTTCACTTCAAAAAATTGGATCCAATTAACTTTGTTTCTCACTGGTATACCAAAGAGACTTACTTGAAAGTGTACAACCATTTCATTCAGCCTGCCTTTAATATGTCAATGTGGCCACACTCATAGAATGTATCTGTTATTCCACCAACAGTCAGAAAGATGTCAGGGATGCCAAAGAAAGTTAGAAGAAAAGAGCAAACTGAAAACAAGACAGGTAAATTGTCTAGGAGGGGACTGGAGATGACATATAGAGCATGTAATGAGAAAGGCCATAATAAGAAAGGGTGTCATAAGACCAAGGCAGCAGCTTCAACTATAACAGCAAGTGGAGCAGCAAATGCATCAACAAATACAACAGCAAGTGCAGGAGCAAATGCAGCAGCAAGTGCGGGAGCAAGTGCAACACCAAAAACTGGAAGAGGAAGGGGTAGACCAAAAGGTTCTACCAATGAGACAAGGCCCTGCAAAAGACCAAGAGTGGTTGGAATGGGGGTACTTCAAACAGAAAGTGGTTACACCATCCTTAATGTAAGGCCTCTTATTACCTTTTGTATATCAAAAAAGTGATACTATTTGTTTATACTAACAAATATTATCTTTCTCTAACAGACTGGAATGCCTTCAAGTAGGCCCAGAAATATTATATCTTTAGCAGATGTCACTGGAGATATTGGGCACACAccatcaactggaataaagtggAAAGGAAAAGAAGCAGTGACACAAAGACAACTCCATCAGATGAGAGAAAAAAAGGTCATTCAGACAAGGTCAAGAGCTGCACAGTTAAGTCAAGGAAGCTCCACTATACAATCCTCACAACCTTGAAAACCTTAGGAACATTTTCTGTACTTTGGCAGTGTATTAGCAGCTGTGACTGCAATATTTTGTATTAGCAGCTGTGACTGCAATATTTTGTATTAGCAGCTATGACTGTAATATTTTGTATTGGCAGATGTGACTGCAATGTTTTGAGTTAGCTGTTGTGACTGGTGTAATTATGCAATCTTTAGTGTTTGCAGTTGTATTGTATGACTAACGAATGGTATTATTAAGGAGCAACAATGACTGCATTTTAACCGTGATTATTGACTGCACTTATGTTATCTTTCTATTAGGAGTTGTCACTATATATTCAGTTTCTTTTAATACATTTCAAGGATTCAATATGCTTGAACAAAACAATTTAGAATCAAAACAAGTACCAACTTCATTCCAAAAAGAGATAGTACATAATACAAAATGATTTACCCACATTGATTTGTATCATACACCAACAAGGTTcaacaaaaagagaaacaaatagCCTATGGACACTTCAATTCATCCTCGTACTAACACTGATAATTAAACAACATAAAATGATAAACCAAAGAACCTTCTCCATTTTCCTTGATCGAGCAACTTTGCTCATCCATTTCTTCTCCCTTTCTTTCATCTTCTCCATTTCAGTTTTCAAGTAATCTAGTTGAATGTGTATCTTATCAATCCCATGTTCATCCTTCTTTGTTGTCATCGGATTGTCCagtttttcaaaaacttcaacgTGGCTCTCAAGTTTTTCAATCTCTTCTTTCAATTTAGGAATACCAAACTTTGATCTAGGGTCAATTTCTCCATCCCTCCAACACCAAAAATCACATGCTCTAGCACCCTATCATGAATAACAACAAAATTGGTATTTTAGAGTTCTATTTCTTCATATCTTAACttatttaatcttgaaaattaaatcaactaacTCCATAGTATGGACAAGCCCAATACCTTCTACTAGGATTCCTAGGGGTCCAAGAAGTCAACAATGGCAGCAAATATCCATGATTATATCGCCCTTCTTCAGTAGATGCATGATCATCTTCTTCCGTACAAAGCCTACTCAGCCTTTTCGAACCCATTATATACTAAAACTGCAGTTCAAAACacaagaaaaa
It encodes the following:
- the LOC107778523 gene encoding uncharacterized protein LOC107778523 — translated: MWELGLAFESVDKFREALTRFVVEEKVVVDKYVNQPTRVRCKCKDGCPWHLFASYDSGTKDFVVKKYIPIHIYEPTNKNKLCNSKYLAEKFKDRIRKQPNIRIFKFQQLVRKELGLYVGRSICRKARNKVLNDIMGDHVLEYSRILDYRDEMLRSNPSSTCVVKLSEETFEGGKKIFVGFYICFDALKKAFKAGCRPCIGLDGCFLKGIYKGQLLVAVCKDGNNQMLPLAWAVVEVENKSNWT
- the LOC142173699 gene encoding uncharacterized protein LOC142173699; translation: MYGLYQAIDEVLPNCEHRMCARHILANWSKKWRGIKRRNYFWKCARSTYEAELKKNLDFMERLGSKGIINDLLWYNKERWSKVYFNSFSNCDSVDNNIAKSFNSWIIEPRHKTIITMLDEIKVKMMRSIGQLREYANGWICDISPTTLKVLQDNTSKSMKCDIMWNGDTRYEVKETEYLKYLVSLQTMTCNCRSWTLKGIPCAHAVAALHFKKLDPINFVSHWYTKETYLKVYNHFIQPAFNMSMWPHS